Sequence from the Deltaproteobacteria bacterium genome:
GCCCGCCCAGCCGCTCGTGCTCTACGAGTTCGAGGCCTGCCCCTACTGCAGGAAGGTGCGCGAGGCGCTGACCGCCCTCGACCTCGAGGCCGACCTGCGCCCGTGTCCGAAGGGCGGGACGCGCTTCCGCCCGGCCGTGCGCGAGCGCGGCGGCAAGGAGCAGTTCCCGTATCTCGTGGACCCCAACACCGGCAAGGAGCTCTACGAGTCGGACGAGATCGTCCGCTACCTCTTCGCCCGCTACGGCCAGGGCCGCCCGCCGCGCGCCTACGACCTCGGCCTGCTCGGGAACCTCGGCTCCGCCCTGGCCGGCGTGCTGCGCCCGGGCCTCGGCCTGCGCGCCGAGCCCTCGCGGGCGCCGCGCGAGCCCCTCGAGCTCTGGAGCTTCGAGGCGTCGCCCTTCAGCCGGATCGTGCGCGAGAAGCTCTGCAGCCTCGAGCTCCCCTATCGCCTCCACAACGTCGGCAAGCGCAGCCCGGGCCGGCCCGCCTTCGAGCGCCGCGCCGGGCGCATCCAGGTGCCCTTCCTGGTGGACCCGAACACCAACGTCGAGATGTTCGAGTCCGCGGACATCGTCCGCTATCTCGACGCGACCTACGGTGGCGAGGAGTGACCCGTGCACCTCGTGCTCGTCCCCCACACGCACTGGGACCGCGAGTGGTACCGGACCCACGAGCAGTTCCGCGCGCGCCTGGTGACGCTGGTCGACGGGCTCCTCGACCTGCTCGACGCCGACCCCGCCTTCCGCCACTTCCTGCTCGACGGCCAGACGATCGTCCTCGACGACTACCTGGAGGTGCGGCCGGGGGCGCGCCCGCGCCTCGAGAAGCTCGCGCGCGAGGGGCGGCTCGCGGTCGGGCCCTGGCACGTGCTGCCCGACGAGTGGCTGGTCTCGGGGGAGGCGCTGATCCGCAACCTGCGGGTGGGCTTCGAGCGGGCGCGGGCCTTCGGCGGTGCCATGCCGGTCGGCTACGTGCCGGACCAGTTCGGGCACGTGGGCCAGCTCCCGCAGCTCTTCGCGGGCTTCGGCCTCGAGGCCGCCGTGCTCTGGCGCGGCGTCGGGGCCGACGTCGACCGCCTGCTCTTCGCCTGGGAGGCGCCGGACGGCACGCGACTCCCGACGGTGTACCTGCTCCACGGCTACGGCAACGCCGTCAACCTCCCGCACGACCCCGACGCGCTGGCGGCGCGGCTCGGGGCGGAGGCGGCCTCGCTCGCGCGCCACAGCGACGGGCCGGTCCTGCTCTTCATGAACGGCAGCGACCACGAGAGCCCCGACCCGCGCCTGCCCGGCGCGCTCGAGCCGGCGCTCGCGCGGCTTCCGGGGACGACCGCCGAGATCGGCTCGCTGCCGCGCTACGTGGCGCTCGCGCGCGGCGAGGCCCGCGAGCCCCTCCCGGTCCATCGCGGCGAGCTGCGCTCGGGCCTGCGCTGCCCGCTCCTCCCGGGCTGCGCGTCGGCGCGCATGCCCCAGAAGCGCGCCGAGTTCGCCAACGACCGCCTGCTCACGCGCTGGCTCGAGCCGCTCGCCGCCTGGCTCGGCCTGCTCGGCGGCGCGCCCGACCCCGAGCGGATCGCCTTCGCCTGGCGCGTGGCGCTCGAGAACCATCCCCACGACTCGGTCTGCGGCTGCTCGATCGACGCCGTGCACGAGCAGATGGACACCCGCTACCGGCGCGTCGCGGAGATCGCGGGCGAACGGCTCGAAGCGGTGACCGCCGCGCTCGCCCGGCGCATCGCCGTCCCCGTGAGCGAGGCCTTCGGGCCGGGGGCCGGCGAGGCGCTCGCGGTCTGGAACCCGAACGCGGGGGGACCCTCCGCGGTCGAGGCGGAGCTCGAGCTCGACGTCCCGGTCGCGAAGGGCGGGGCGCTGCGCCCCTTCCACCTGCGGCGCGCCGGCGGCGCGCGCGTGCCCGTCTCGGCCGAGCTCGTCCAGGAGGGCGGCAAGCCCGTGCGCGGCGTCTTCGCCCGCGCGGGCGTCCTGGCGCTGCTCCCCGGCCTGCGGCGCGAGTTCAACGGCCTCTACGCGAACGGGATCGGCTGGCGGCGCGCGGGGGAGCGCCTCGAGGTGCGGGTGCGGCTCGGCGCGACCCCGGAGGCGGGCTTCGACGTGGAGGCGGAGCGCCGGGCCCTCCAGGCCGAGCTCGCCGACGAGTCGCTCCGGGAGGTCGCGATCGAGGCCTTCCGGGCCCCGCGCCTGCGCCTGCGCTTCGCCGACGAGCTGCCGGGCCACGGGCTGCGGCTCTACCGGCTGGCCCCGGGCCCGGCCCGCTCGCCCGAGCCGCTGCTCGCGGAGTCGCTGCCGGGCGGCGGCGCCGCGATCGAGAACGCGAGCTGGCGCGTCGAGGCCGACAGCGCGGGCCGCGTGACGCTCTGGTCGCGCGCCCACGGCGTGCGCATCGAGGACGCGCTCCAGGTCGTCTCCGAGGGCGACCGCGGCGACGAGTACAACTTCGACCCCGTCCCCGGCGGCGAGGTCGTCGCGGCTCCGGCGCGCGCGCGCGCCCGCGCGCGCCGCGTGTCGGGCGGCGAGGTCGCCCTCGGGCTCGATCTCGTCTATCGCGTCCCGGTGGAGCTGGCGCCGGGGCGCGCCGCGCGCAGCGCGCGCCGGGTGGCGCTGCCGGTGCGCCTCGAGCTGCGCCTGCTGGCGGGGCTCGACCGGCTCGACCTCGAGGCCACGCTCGACAACACGGTGCGCGACCATCGCCTGCGCCTCCACCTCCGGGCACCCTTTGCCGCCGCCCGCTTCGAGGTGGAGTCCGCCTTCGAGGTGGCCGAGCGCCCGATCGCGCCCGCGCCCGATTCGTTCGGCTCGCCGCATCCCTCGGAGCTTCCGATCGGCGCCGTCCCGCAACGCCGCTTCGCGACGCTCCACGGGCCGGGCGGCCTCTCGCTCACGGTCGCCAACCGGGGCCTCGCGGAGGTCGAGGCGCTGGGGGAGGGTGCGGGGGCGGCGCTCGCCGTCACGTTGCTGCGTGCGGTCGGCTGGCTCTCGCGCGCCGACCTGCGGCTGCGGCCGGGCCCGGCGGGTCCGGTTCTCCGGACACCGGGCGCGCAGGTGCCGGGCGCCCATCGGGCCGAGCTGTCGCTGCGGCTCCACCAGGCCGGTGACCCCCGCCGCGCGGCCGAGGCCCACGCCTTCGCGGCGCCGCCGCTCGCCTTCGCGGTCGGGAAGGCGCCCGCCGACGACGGCGCCGGCCGGGGCCCCCGGCTCGCGGCCGGCTCGCCCCGCGGCGCCCTGCTCGCCGACGGCGATCGCCTCGTCGAGGTCGAGGACCCGCGGATCGAGGTCTCGGCGATCGAGCCGCGCGAGGACGCGATCGACCTGCGGCTCGTGAACCTGGGCCCGGAGCCGCTCGAGGCGCCGGTGCGCGTGGCGGGCACCCCGGCGCACGCGCTCGTAGCCGTCGATCTGCTCGGCAGGCCGGCCCACGAGCCGGTCCGGCCCGGCCCGGGCGGATCCGTGACGGTCGGGTTCGGGCCCTGGCGCATCGTGACCTTGCGCACGAGCCGCGCGCCGCTCGCCTGAACGGGGAGCGAGGAGGTTTCCCTCCCGGGCCCACACATGAGGCGGTCGACCTGCACCGGCCCCGCCGCTGCATCGGCCGGTTCACGAAACTCCTCTGTCACGGCTCGCGAGCAGGAATGGTAAGATGCCCGAAACCGTGACCCCCGGGGTGGGGCAGCCCGTCCCCAGGCAGAGCACTCGAAGGGCTCGACCCGGAGGTGCGTCACGGGGAGGGCTTCCGGTGAAGCAGCTCATCCAAGCGATCGTGCAGGCTCTCGTGGACAAGCCCGAGCAGGTGCAGATCAAGGAAGTGATCGGCGAGCACGCGCACGTCCTCGAGCTGTCGGTGGCGAAGGAGGATCTGGGCAAGGTGATCGGCAAGGGGGGAGCCCACGCCTCCGCGATCCGCACCATCATGGCGGCCGCCAGCGGCAAGGAGAAGAAGCGCTACATCCTCGAGATCATCGAGCACTGACAGCGCGGCGGAGCGCGGGCCTGATGGGTATCCTCCCGCGTCCCGCCCGCGCTGGAGGTGCACGCCTTGGCTTCCCCGACGCCGCCCTCGACGACCCCGGCTTCGGCTCCGATCCCGATCGACGCCCCGCCGACGGTCGGCGCCCAGATCGAGGCGCGCGCAAAGCACCGCGAGGTCGGCGAGCGGGTCTTCCTCTGCCAGCACGAGCGGAGCTGGACCTACCGCCAGTACCGCGACGAATCGGTGCGGCTCGCGCACTTCCTGCTGCGCCGGCTCGGGCCGATCGACGAGCGCCGGCCCGGCCACGTGGCCATGCTGCTCGAGAACCACCTCGAGCTGCTCGCGCTCTACGGGGGCTGCGCCTACGCCGGCCTGACTCTCTTCGGCGTCAACACGGGGCTGCGTGGAGACACCCTGGCGGGTGTCCTCGACCAGTCGGGGGCGCGCCTCCTCGTCGTGGACGAGCGGCTGCTGCCGGAGGTCGAGCGCGTAGCCGACCGCCTGCGCGGCATCCCGCGCGAGCAGATCCTCGTGCTGCGCACCGCCGGCGAGGCCGACCTGCGCGGCCGCGACCTCCTCGCGTGCGTGGCGGCGGAGGTGGCGCCGGCGGGCGCGAGCCTCGACGCGCCCGCGGTCACCGTCGAGCCGACCCGCAACCTGATGGTCATCTACACCTCGGGCACCACGGGGCTCCCGAAGGGGATCAACAACAACCACCTGAAGTTCTTCCTGATCGGGAAGGGCGTCTCCGCGAACCTCTCGCTCGGCCCCGACGACCGCGGCTACGCCTGCATGCCGCTCTTCCACTCGAACGCCATGTTCCTGGGCTTCCACCCGGCGCTCGAGACCTGCGCCAGCCTGGCCCTGCGCGAGCGCTTCAGCGCGAGCCAGTTCGTGCCCGACCTGCTGCGCCACGGGGTCACCTGGTGGAACTACGTCGGCGAGCCCGTCCACTACGTGCTCGGGGCGCTCGAGCGCCAGTACGGAGGCGACGAGGAGCGGATCGTCCAGGAGGTGGCGCGCCACCCCGACAACCGCCTGCGCTACGCGCTCGGCAACGGGGCGGCCCCGCCCGACATCGACCGCTTCACGCGCTGGCTCGGCCTCGACGACATGTTCGAGCTCTACGGCTCGACGGAGGCCGCGATCAGCACCTTCCGCCGCAAGGGCGACCCGCGCGGCAGCGTCGGCGAGATCACCGACCCGAACGTGCGGATCCTGCGGCCGGACGGCTCCACCTGCCCGCCGGCCGAGCTCGGGCCCGACGGCAGGATCCTGAACTACGAGCAGGCGGTCGGGGAGATCTGCCGGATCGCGGCCGACACGGGGCTGTTCCAGGGCTACCACGCCAACGCCGACGCCAACGCCTCGAAGTACCGGGAGGGCGTCTACCACTCCGGCGACCTCGGCCACGTGGTCGAGCGCGACGGCCGGCGCTTCCTCTACTTCGACGGGCGCACCGACGACTGGATCCGCAAGGACGGCGAGAACTTCTCGGCGGCGCAGGTGGGCCGGCTCCTCCAGGAGCATCCCGACGTGGACCTCGCCGCCGCCTACGGCGTGCCCTGCGTCGTCGCCGACGAGCTCGTGATGGCGGCCCTCAAGCTCCGTCCCGGCGCGCGCTTCGACCCCCAGCAGTTCCACGCCTTCTGCGACGAGCAGGTGCGGCACGGGGGCATGGACCGCAAGTGGTTCCCGGACTTCGTGCGGGTGGTCGCGGACTTCGCCTTCACGCAGACCCAGAAGATCCTGGTCCGCGAGCTGAAGGCCCACCACTTCGACCGCCGCCGCCTCCCCGACGACCCGATCTTCTGGCGCGAGCGCGGCGACACCGCCTTCAAGCCCTTCACGCGCGCCGACTACGAGCACCTGCGCGCGCGCTTCGAGGCGGCCGAACGGCTCCAGCTCCTCGAGCGCTAGCCGGCTGGCTAGCCCGAGGTCCGGGCGCTCGAGTCCTACGCTCCCGCCTGCTCGGAAGGTCGCTTGCGCTTCTCGCGCGTCCTTACCGATCCTTGATCGTCATCAGCCCCCCTCGTCGGGGCATGGCGCGATGCCTCTTGGGAGGAGGGGCTCGTCCCGGCGGCTCGGGCCGTGCGTTCCGCCCGGAACGATCCGGGGGTGCGGAGCACGGATCCGTACCCCGCGCTGCTGCGCGGCGGCCGGCGGGGTTCGGGCGGGCGAGCGGTTGCGCGGAGAGCTGCGGCTCATGGTGCGGGCACGTGGGTTGCAATCCCACGGGGCCCGGCGCGGCGGGGCGCCGGAGGGGGAGGTGTCGTGGTGACGGGTGGGATCCTGAATCCGGAGGAATCGTTGCGGCGCGCGCAGGAGCTCCTGCGCTCGGGCCTCGAGATGGCGGCCCTCGAGCACTTCGCGAGCGCGCACGAGCGGGCGCCCGAGGACCCGCGCTACCGCTCGCACTACGGGTGGGCGGTCGCGATGGTGGAGCATCGCGTGGACCGCGGGGTGTCGCTCTGCCGGTCGGCGCTGCGCGACGCCGCCGACCAGCCCGAGCTCTACCACAACCTCGCGCGGATCCTCCTGGCCCACGGCCGCAAGAACGAGGCGATCAAGTACATCCGCCGGGGCCTGATGGTCGACCCGCGCAACGCGGCGCTCACCCTGGAGTGGCGGCGGCTCGGGATCCGGCGCCCTCCCGTGCTCTCCGCCCTTCCGCGGGGGCACGTCGTGAACCGCCTCCTCGGGCGGCTGCGCGGGGTCTTCGTCCGCGATCACGTCGCGCCGCGGGAGCTCGCCGAAGCCGCACCCTGAGCGTTCCCCGCCCCCGGGACGTTGACTCGGCGGGGGGGAACGGGTACTCGTCCGGCCCGCTTCCACCCCGGAAGCGTCCCGGAGCGATCCTCGTGGGTAGCGTGATCAAGTGGCGCCGCAGGAAGATGCGCAAGCACAAGAAGCGCAAGCTGCTCAAGCGCCAGCGCCACAAGCGCCGGTAGCCGCTCCGGCTCCCCTCCGTCCCGTGCTCCGATCCGCCGCGCTCGCTTCGCGGCGCGGGGCTTCCGTGCGTCCGGATTTCGCTCGCCTCCGATCCATCCGGGGGCTCTTGCCGCACGCGCATCGCCGCGCGATCGGAGGCGAAAACGACCTCGGCCCCGCAGCTTCGATCTTCATCACTTTGATTTTCTGACGTTTCTTACTTGACTCGGCTTTGGGGACGGTGTAAGGGTGACTCGCAAGAACGGCTCTAGAGCCGCGGATTGTGGCCACAACGAGGGCGGACTTTCACGAAGTTTGCCGTCAAGTCGCCGGAACCGACGCCCGATGAGGGCGCAAAGATTCCCAGGGGATGCGTTTCCTGGGAACGGGCCCGAGCGACGTGGACTGATGGCTCCCGTCGAATGGCGGGAGCCGGATCGGGAAAGGGGCAGGGGATCGGCCCGACGGGCCGGGCTCCAACCTCGAAACCGCACGGCCGCGGGGCTGGGCCACGACAAGGGGGGTGACCCAAGCTATGGCAGCTCGACGCAAGAAGGCGGCCTCGAAGAAGGCCTCTCGCAAGAAGGCCGGAACCAAGAAGGCCGCACGGAAGAAGGCCCGCCGCAAGTCGGCCTAGCCGACTCCGGCGACTTGGGCCTTTCTTCAGGGAAGGTCTGGGACCCCGGCCGGCGCTCTGCGCCGGCCGGGGTTTCCTTCATCAGGCGTGCGCTCTGCGCCGGCCGGGGTTTCCTTCATCAGGCGTGCGCTCTGCGCCGGCCGGGGCTTCCTTCATCAGACGTGCGCTCTGCGCCGGCCGGGGTTTCCTTCGTCGGGCCACTCCTCTAGCCTGCGCGGGCTCCAGGAGGAACCGTGGCCCGCATCACCGTCGAAGACTGCATCCAGCGCGTCCCGAACCGCTTCCACCTGGTCCAGATGGCGGCGATCCGCGCCAAGCAGCTCAAGCGCGGCTCGGGCGCGCTGATCCAGCAGGGCGAGAACAAGGAAGTGGTGACGGCGCTGCGCGAGATCGCGGCCGGCTACATCAAGCCCGACTACGCCGAGGAGCCCGCCGAGTAGCGCCGCGCCCGGCGCCGGCCCCCGCTCAGGCCAGGATCTCGACCGGCACCCGGAACGCGAAGCGGCTGCCGGCGCCGACCTCGCTGCCGACCTCGATCGTGCCGTCGAGCAGCCGGATCAGGTCGCGGACCAGCGCGAGGCCGAGCCCCGAGCCGCGGTACTTCGTCGAGGCGAGCTCGTCCACCTGGAAGAACTCGTCGAAGATGAACTGCTGGTCGTCGGGGCAGATCCCGATGCCGGTGTCCCGCACCTCGCAGTGCAGCGCCCCGCCCGCCACCCGGGCCAGGATCTCGATGCGGCCCTGGCGCGTGAACTTCGCGGCGTTGTCGAGCAGCAGGAACAGGATCTGGTTGATCTTGGCCAGGTCGGTCCGGATCTTCGGCAGCGGCTCCTCGAAACGCTTCTCGATCGTGACGGGGTTGTTCCCGATCGTGTCCTGGACGCTGAAGATCGCCTCCTCGACCACCTCGCGGAAGTTCACGTCGGCCAGCTCGACCGGCATCTCGCCCTGCTTGATCCGCCACAGGTCGAGGATGTTCTGGAGCGTGCGCAGGAAGGAGGTGCCGTCGTCGAGGGCCCGCCGCAGGGCCTGCTGCGCGGTCTCCGAGAGGACGTCGTTCTCGCCCGCCAGGACCGCGATGATCGACTCGATGATGCTGTTGAGCGGCGTGCGCAGCTCGCGCGACATCTTCTCGATGAAGTCGTTCTTGAGCTTCTCCACCTGGCCCAGGCGCTCGTGGCTGCGCAGCAGCTCGACGTCCTGGGCGAAGAGCGCCTCGGAGAGCTTCAGGACCTCGTCGCCCTTCTCCTCGGCGAGGCGCTCGGCCTCGCGGGCCTGCGCGCGCAGGCGCCCGAGCTCCTCGCCGTCGCGCGCGAGCGCGAGCCGGGCGGTGAGCGCCTCGGCGGCGAGCTCGAGCAGGGGGGCGGCCGGCTCGCTCGGGGTGGCGACCACCAGCACGCCGAGCACGTGGCCGCCGCTCGTGAGGGGCAGGAGCGCGAGCCCGCCCGCGCCCCGCGTGCCGAGCGCGGGCAGGGCATCGAGGCGGCTCGGCCGGCTCTGGCCCGCCGCCACCCGGGCCGCGGGCAGCACGGCGTCGGCCGCCGCGCGGGCGATCTCCGGGGTGGCGACGCCGGCCGCGGTGCGCAGGCGCAGCTCGTCCCCCTCGCCCTCGCACGCGAAGAGGAGCACGCTCCCCCCGCTCGCGCCGGCCAGGTGGCTGGCCGCCGCTCGCAGCGCGGCGGCGGTCTCGCGACCGCGCTCGGGATGGGCGTCGCCCGGCGTCGTGGCCTGCACCGCGGAAGCCACTTCGGCCCCTCCTAGAAGCGCTCGTCGGACTCGATCTCGAGCCGCTCGAGGGGGGGCTCCTCGATCGCAGAGCCCCCCACCTCGACGGCGCCCTCGAGCGAGAGCTTGGTCTGGAAGTCGGTCGGATTCGAGGCGGCCGCGAGCGCCGTCTCGACCGAGATCTTGTTCGCGCGCACCAGGTCGAAGAGATGCTGGTCGAAGGTCTGCATGCGCTCGGTGCGCCCGCGCCCGATCAGGTCGAGCATCTCGTGGGTGCGGGCGGGGTCCTTGATGCACTCCTGGATGCTGCGGGTGCTGCGCATGATCTCGACGGCGGGCACGCGCGCGGTCTGCTTCTTGTTGACGAGCAGGCGCAGGGAGACCACCGCCTTCAGGTTCTCCGCGAGGCGCGCCCGCACCTGGAGCTGCTCCTCGGTCGGGAAGAACGACACCAGGCGGTTGATGGTGGAGGCGACGTCGTTGGTGTGGATCGTGGAGAACACGAGGTGGCCGGTCTCGGCGGCCTTCAACGAGGTGTCCACGGTCTGGAGGTCGCGCATCTCGCCCACCATGATCACGTCCGGGTCCTGGCGCAGCGCAGCGCGCAGCGCCTCGGGGAAGGAGCCGGTGTCGGTGCCCACCTCGCGCTGCGTGATGATGCTCTTCTCGTGGGTGAAGACGAACTCGATCGGATCCTCCACCGTCACGATCTTGGCCTTCCGGTTGCGGTTGACCTCCTGGATCATCGTGGCGAGCGTGGTCGACTTGCCCTGCCCGGTGGCGCCGGTGACGAGCACGTAGCCGCGCTTGATCTGCGCGATGTCGCGCAGCACGTGGGGGAGGTTCAGCTCGTCGAAGCTGCGGATCTGGAGCGGGATCACGCGCAGCACGACGTTGTAGAAGCGGCGCTGGCGCGAGATGTTGACCCGGAAGCGGCCTTCGCCCGGCAGCTCGAAGGCGAGGTCCACCTCGTTCTGCTCGAGCGCCCCCTGGCGCGGGTCGGTCTCGAGCAGGAGGCGCGCGATCTCCTCGGTGTCCTTGGGCGTCAGGACCTTGTAGCGGAGCTCCACGAGATCGCCGTTGAAGCGATAGAGCGGGAGGTACCCGACCTGGAAGTGGATGTCCGACGCGCCCTTCTCGAGCCCGAGCCGGAGGAGGCGGTAGAGCTTCTCCCGTTCCATCGGCGACCTCGCCCCTCCCGGCCTCGCGCGTGCGGTCCGACCGTCTCTATCGGCGGCTGGCGCACCTGCTTGATCGGCGCGGCGCGCGCCCGGCGCCGGCGAAGCTCCGCTATCCTGCCGGCCGCCCGCCGCTCCCCGGCCGGGCGCTCCCACCCCAAGGAGCGCGGCATGCTCCCGTCCCCCCGCCCGTGGCCGGCCGTGCTGCTCCTGGCGGCGCTCCTCGTGACGCCAGTCGGGGCGCGAGCGCAGGGTGAGGCCCCGGCGCCCCCTGGGAAGGTCGATCTCGACAGGCTCCTGAAGCTCCCCGAGGGCCTCGAGTTCGACGTCGAGAAGCGGGGCGGGCTCACGCGCAGCGAGTGGCTCGCGCGCTTCGACGAGGCGCGGCAGAGCCTGGCCGTCGCGCGCGCCGGCCTGGCCGACGCGCAAGAACGGCTCTCGCGTTTCGCGGGTCGCAGCGACAACTGGAACATGGCCCCGCCCGGCCTCCCGGTGGAGGCCGCCGAGAGCGGTGCCGACACCCAGAAGCTGCGCGACGAGATCCGCCGCTGGCGGGGCGAGATCGAGCGCTCCGAGGCGCGCCTGCGCGAGCTCGACGTCGAGGCGAGCCTTGCCGGGGTACCCGAATCCTGGCGTGGCGAACGCACGGAACGGATCCTC
This genomic interval carries:
- a CDS encoding HAMP domain-containing sensor histidine kinase; protein product: MASAVQATTPGDAHPERGRETAAALRAAASHLAGASGGSVLLFACEGEGDELRLRTAAGVATPEIARAAADAVLPAARVAAGQSRPSRLDALPALGTRGAGGLALLPLTSGGHVLGVLVVATPSEPAAPLLELAAEALTARLALARDGEELGRLRAQAREAERLAEEKGDEVLKLSEALFAQDVELLRSHERLGQVEKLKNDFIEKMSRELRTPLNSIIESIIAVLAGENDVLSETAQQALRRALDDGTSFLRTLQNILDLWRIKQGEMPVELADVNFREVVEEAIFSVQDTIGNNPVTIEKRFEEPLPKIRTDLAKINQILFLLLDNAAKFTRQGRIEILARVAGGALHCEVRDTGIGICPDDQQFIFDEFFQVDELASTKYRGSGLGLALVRDLIRLLDGTIEVGSEVGAGSRFAFRVPVEILA
- a CDS encoding PilT/PilU family type 4a pilus ATPase, with protein sequence MEREKLYRLLRLGLEKGASDIHFQVGYLPLYRFNGDLVELRYKVLTPKDTEEIARLLLETDPRQGALEQNEVDLAFELPGEGRFRVNISRQRRFYNVVLRVIPLQIRSFDELNLPHVLRDIAQIKRGYVLVTGATGQGKSTTLATMIQEVNRNRKAKIVTVEDPIEFVFTHEKSIITQREVGTDTGSFPEALRAALRQDPDVIMVGEMRDLQTVDTSLKAAETGHLVFSTIHTNDVASTINRLVSFFPTEEQLQVRARLAENLKAVVSLRLLVNKKQTARVPAVEIMRSTRSIQECIKDPARTHEMLDLIGRGRTERMQTFDQHLFDLVRANKISVETALAAASNPTDFQTKLSLEGAVEVGGSAIEEPPLERLEIESDERF
- a CDS encoding KH domain-containing protein, encoding MKQLIQAIVQALVDKPEQVQIKEVIGEHAHVLELSVAKEDLGKVIGKGGAHASAIRTIMAAASGKEKKRYILEIIEH
- a CDS encoding glutathione S-transferase N-terminal domain-containing protein, whose protein sequence is MHRVLDVATSLAATLARPLNGLRVEALGPRPAQPLVLYEFEACPYCRKVREALTALDLEADLRPCPKGGTRFRPAVRERGGKEQFPYLVDPNTGKELYESDEIVRYLFARYGQGRPPRAYDLGLLGNLGSALAGVLRPGLGLRAEPSRAPREPLELWSFEASPFSRIVREKLCSLELPYRLHNVGKRSPGRPAFERRAGRIQVPFLVDPNTNVEMFESADIVRYLDATYGGEE
- a CDS encoding tetratricopeptide repeat protein; translation: MTGGILNPEESLRRAQELLRSGLEMAALEHFASAHERAPEDPRYRSHYGWAVAMVEHRVDRGVSLCRSALRDAADQPELYHNLARILLAHGRKNEAIKYIRRGLMVDPRNAALTLEWRRLGIRRPPVLSALPRGHVVNRLLGRLRGVFVRDHVAPRELAEAAP
- the rpoZ gene encoding DNA-directed RNA polymerase subunit omega; the encoded protein is MARITVEDCIQRVPNRFHLVQMAAIRAKQLKRGSGALIQQGENKEVVTALREIAAGYIKPDYAEEPAE
- a CDS encoding AMP-binding protein → MASPTPPSTTPASAPIPIDAPPTVGAQIEARAKHREVGERVFLCQHERSWTYRQYRDESVRLAHFLLRRLGPIDERRPGHVAMLLENHLELLALYGGCAYAGLTLFGVNTGLRGDTLAGVLDQSGARLLVVDERLLPEVERVADRLRGIPREQILVLRTAGEADLRGRDLLACVAAEVAPAGASLDAPAVTVEPTRNLMVIYTSGTTGLPKGINNNHLKFFLIGKGVSANLSLGPDDRGYACMPLFHSNAMFLGFHPALETCASLALRERFSASQFVPDLLRHGVTWWNYVGEPVHYVLGALERQYGGDEERIVQEVARHPDNRLRYALGNGAAPPDIDRFTRWLGLDDMFELYGSTEAAISTFRRKGDPRGSVGEITDPNVRILRPDGSTCPPAELGPDGRILNYEQAVGEICRIAADTGLFQGYHANADANASKYREGVYHSGDLGHVVERDGRRFLYFDGRTDDWIRKDGENFSAAQVGRLLQEHPDVDLAAAYGVPCVVADELVMAALKLRPGARFDPQQFHAFCDEQVRHGGMDRKWFPDFVRVVADFAFTQTQKILVRELKAHHFDRRRLPDDPIFWRERGDTAFKPFTRADYEHLRARFEAAERLQLLER
- a CDS encoding AURKAIP1/COX24 domain-containing protein, giving the protein MGSVIKWRRRKMRKHKKRKLLKRQRHKRR